A window from Pseudobutyrivibrio ruminis HUN009 encodes these proteins:
- the radA gene encoding DNA repair protein RadA: MANKKVSVFFCQECGNETSKWAGKCPSCGAWNSLVEEVIDKTSVKSRAKVSDVKPTKIIDVTASNEQRISTNIEEFNRVLGGGIVPGSMVLVGGDPGIGKSTLLLQTCQKLCLSGVNVMYVSGEESLQQIKIRADRIGKFNDKLDLLCETNLDTIKAVVEREMPTVLIIDSIQTMFNEAVGSAPGSVSQVRESTSVLMEIAKGKGIAVFIVGHVTKEGTVAGPRVLEHMVDTVLYFEGDRHASYRILRGVKNRFGSTNEIGVFEMRDTGLEQVKNPSAVMLDGRPENATGSIVTCSMEGTRPILVEIQSLVSKTAFEIPRRMATGCDYNRVNLLVAVLERMRDAKANKACGIFLGRSDVYVNIAGGIRINEPAIDLAIALAIYSSEKDIPVDEGTIVFGEIGLSGEVRSVSMAEQRVNEAKKLGFKRVIMPMSNIPSVKNIDGIIVVGVSNIKEAVDAISR; this comes from the coding sequence ATGGCAAATAAAAAGGTTTCGGTGTTTTTCTGTCAGGAATGTGGAAACGAAACATCTAAGTGGGCCGGCAAATGTCCATCATGTGGCGCGTGGAACTCTTTAGTTGAAGAAGTTATAGATAAGACGTCCGTTAAAAGTCGAGCAAAGGTATCGGATGTAAAACCTACAAAAATCATCGATGTTACTGCATCCAATGAACAGAGAATATCTACAAATATCGAAGAGTTTAATCGAGTATTAGGCGGAGGAATTGTTCCTGGTTCTATGGTTTTGGTTGGCGGTGATCCTGGTATTGGTAAGTCAACGCTTCTGCTTCAGACATGTCAAAAGCTGTGTTTGTCTGGGGTAAATGTCATGTATGTTTCTGGTGAAGAGTCATTACAGCAAATAAAAATAAGGGCAGATAGAATTGGCAAATTTAATGATAAACTGGATTTATTATGCGAAACAAATCTAGATACTATAAAAGCAGTTGTAGAAAGAGAGATGCCAACTGTTCTTATCATAGATTCTATTCAAACGATGTTCAATGAAGCTGTGGGTTCTGCTCCAGGCTCGGTTTCTCAGGTTAGAGAATCAACGAGTGTATTAATGGAAATAGCCAAAGGCAAAGGTATAGCTGTCTTTATAGTAGGACACGTAACAAAGGAGGGTACTGTTGCAGGACCGAGAGTATTGGAACATATGGTAGATACGGTGTTGTATTTTGAAGGAGATAGGCATGCTTCTTATAGAATACTTCGCGGAGTAAAGAATAGATTTGGGTCAACCAATGAAATCGGCGTTTTTGAAATGAGAGATACTGGTTTAGAGCAGGTGAAGAATCCTTCTGCAGTTATGTTAGATGGCAGACCTGAAAATGCTACTGGTTCTATCGTAACATGTTCTATGGAGGGAACCAGACCTATTCTTGTTGAGATTCAGTCGTTAGTTAGTAAAACGGCTTTTGAAATCCCTAGAAGAATGGCTACAGGGTGCGATTATAATAGAGTCAATTTGTTGGTTGCAGTACTTGAAAGAATGAGAGATGCTAAGGCTAACAAAGCTTGTGGTATATTCTTAGGCAGATCCGACGTATATGTAAATATAGCTGGTGGTATTAGAATTAATGAGCCTGCAATCGATTTGGCAATAGCACTTGCTATATATTCTAGTGAAAAGGACATACCTGTTGACGAAGGAACGATAGTATTTGGTGAGATAGGTTTGTCAGGCGAAGTTAGATCTGTGTCAATGGCAGAGCAGCGAGTTAACGAAGCTAAGAAGCTTGGATTTAAGAGGGTAATAATGCCTATGTCAAATATACCTTCTGTGAAAAATATTGATGGGATTATAGTCGTTGGCGTATCAAATATAAAAGAAGCAGTTGATGCTATATCTCGATAA
- a CDS encoding HPr family phosphocarrier protein, with protein sequence MKFKIRLENTQDAEEFVTAAAKCGGDVDLHSGVVYIDGKSLLGVLAMGIKRDMDVYVSDHIEPSFKNAVKKFVVA encoded by the coding sequence ATGAAGTTTAAAATTAGACTTGAGAACACACAGGACGCAGAAGAGTTTGTTACAGCAGCTGCTAAGTGTGGCGGCGATGTCGATCTTCATAGCGGAGTAGTTTATATCGATGGTAAGTCCCTTCTTGGAGTACTTGCAATGGGAATCAAGAGAGACATGGATGTATATGTTTCAGATCACATCGAACCATCATTTAAAAACGCTGTTAAGAAGTTCGTTGTTGCATAG
- a CDS encoding EAL and HDOD domain-containing protein, which produces MLATLVPLFYEDMSVASYCLYAQKENLYEHPHLLGAGKYDGAGSIVGIEVFDSVSEDDLVANCSIMIPINNISLFSNIEQQLTGFDGRIVLLVDQTIKPEESYNKRLLDLKSKGFKLAMKDLPLASIDDFKFMLNDFDLFLINSDAGDVVAQAKEFKKVVPNMDFCAENLHTKEEFYAAKDSGLFKIFEGTFFRVPINEKDTEVSPIKINYMKLMTVINQPDFNLSDVSNVIGQDPALSIELLKIANKLTVNSNIRSIAQATALLGQREIRRWLNTTLFNGLAAGKPNEITRLSLVRARFAENLAPVFDYAMRKDELFLMGLFSLLNLILDMPMEKALEQVGVSNEIKKALVEDDGIFSPQLEFLLSYEAGDWQEVSRLMVLHDIEMHDVYDAYVEALKWYGNMFI; this is translated from the coding sequence ATGCTTGCTACATTGGTACCACTGTTTTATGAAGATATGTCAGTTGCATCATATTGCTTATATGCGCAGAAGGAGAATTTATATGAACATCCCCATTTGCTTGGCGCAGGAAAATATGATGGTGCTGGTTCTATAGTAGGAATTGAAGTTTTCGATAGTGTTTCGGAGGATGACCTTGTTGCAAATTGCAGCATAATGATTCCGATTAATAATATTTCATTGTTTTCTAATATTGAACAGCAGTTGACTGGATTTGATGGTAGAATCGTTTTACTAGTTGATCAGACTATTAAACCAGAGGAATCATACAATAAACGTTTACTTGATTTGAAAAGTAAGGGATTTAAGCTAGCTATGAAGGATTTACCGCTTGCTAGTATTGATGATTTTAAGTTTATGTTAAATGATTTCGACTTATTCCTGATTAACAGTGACGCTGGTGATGTTGTTGCTCAGGCTAAAGAGTTCAAAAAAGTTGTTCCTAATATGGATTTTTGCGCAGAGAACCTACACACAAAAGAGGAATTTTATGCTGCTAAAGATTCAGGTTTATTCAAAATCTTTGAAGGTACTTTCTTTAGAGTCCCTATAAATGAAAAGGATACAGAGGTTTCTCCTATTAAGATTAATTATATGAAGCTGATGACAGTTATAAATCAGCCTGATTTTAATCTTAGCGATGTTTCTAATGTTATAGGGCAGGACCCTGCACTTTCAATTGAATTATTGAAAATTGCCAATAAGCTAACAGTTAATTCTAATATAAGATCAATTGCTCAAGCTACAGCATTGCTTGGACAGAGAGAGATTAGACGTTGGTTAAATACTACATTATTCAATGGCTTGGCGGCAGGTAAGCCTAATGAGATTACACGACTTTCGTTAGTAAGAGCCAGATTTGCGGAGAATCTGGCACCTGTATTTGATTATGCTATGAGAAAAGATGAATTGTTCCTAATGGGACTGTTTTCTCTACTTAATTTAATCTTGGATATGCCTATGGAAAAGGCTCTTGAGCAGGTTGGTGTTAGTAATGAGATAAAGAAGGCTTTAGTAGAAGATGATGGCATCTTTTCACCTCAGCTTGAATTCTTGCTTAGTTACGAAGCTGGTGATTGGCAGGAAGTATCCAGATTAATGGTTCTACACGATATTGAAATGCATGATGTGTACGATGCATATGTAGAAGCCTTGAAATGGTATGGCAATATGTTCATTTAG
- a CDS encoding carbamoyl phosphate synthase small subunit produces the protein MKAFLILEDGTVFEGTSIGSTREVVSEIVFNTSMTGYLEVLTDPSYAGQAVCMTYPLIGNYGITDDMESGRPWPDGFIVRELSRIPSNFRCKGTIQDFLVKHNITGISGIDTRALTKILRDRGTMNGMITTNEHFNFNEIKPKLQAYRTGDVVSKVTCQEKTVLPGNGKKVALLDFGAKRNIAKSLNDRGCEVTIYPAHTPAKEILATEPDGIMLSNGPGDPKDCGPIIDEVKKLYDSNVPIFAICLGHQLMALATGLDTHKLKYGHRGGNHPVKDLETGKVYISSQNHGYVVDTDGLDEKIAVPAFVNVNDGTNEGLKYTGKNIFTVQFHPEACPGPQDSGYLFDRFIKMMGGEQ, from the coding sequence ATGAAAGCATTTTTAATTTTGGAAGATGGCACAGTATTTGAAGGCACAAGCATAGGATCTACCAGAGAGGTCGTTAGTGAGATTGTTTTCAATACTTCTATGACTGGATATTTGGAAGTTCTGACAGATCCTTCTTATGCAGGCCAGGCCGTATGCATGACATATCCACTTATTGGTAATTACGGTATTACAGATGATATGGAAAGTGGCAGACCATGGCCTGATGGATTTATTGTTAGAGAGCTTAGTAGAATTCCATCAAACTTCCGCTGCAAGGGAACTATTCAGGATTTCTTGGTTAAGCACAATATCACCGGAATTTCAGGTATCGATACACGTGCTCTCACAAAAATCTTACGCGACCGCGGAACAATGAACGGAATGATTACTACAAATGAGCACTTTAATTTCAATGAAATCAAGCCAAAGCTTCAGGCATATAGAACAGGTGACGTAGTTTCAAAGGTTACTTGCCAGGAGAAGACAGTTCTACCAGGAAACGGAAAAAAGGTGGCACTATTAGATTTTGGTGCAAAGAGAAATATTGCAAAGTCTCTTAATGATAGAGGATGTGAGGTTACTATTTATCCTGCTCACACTCCTGCAAAGGAAATCCTTGCAACAGAGCCAGACGGTATTATGCTTTCAAACGGACCTGGCGATCCAAAGGACTGCGGGCCTATCATTGATGAGGTTAAAAAGCTTTATGACAGCAATGTACCAATTTTTGCAATTTGCCTTGGACATCAGCTTATGGCACTTGCAACTGGTCTAGATACTCACAAGCTTAAGTACGGACACAGAGGTGGCAACCATCCTGTAAAGGATTTGGAGACTGGCAAAGTATACATTTCATCACAAAACCACGGTTATGTAGTTGATACAGATGGACTTGATGAAAAAATTGCAGTACCTGCATTTGTGAATGTAAACGATGGAACAAATGAGGGACTTAAGTATACAGGAAAGAACATTTTCACTGTTCAGTTCCATCCTGAGGCATGCCCAGGACCACAGGACAGCGGATATTTGTTTGATAGATTTATTAAGATGATGGGAGGAGAGCAGTAA
- a CDS encoding ATP-dependent DNA helicase, translated as MKVSRLITPEGEKAQINISVRNLVEFLLREGDIDDRKGSVDPFEAMQAGSRIHRKIQSSMGPFYSAEVPLKFQIEYEDYVLGLEGRADGLVLDRDESGNVVTATVDEIKGMYMDVMTFEKPVLVHEAQAKCYAYMVASEYKLETIEVQMTYVSLETEEVKYFNYVYTFEEIEDWFLTIIGIFKKWADFQYYHKMDLLESAQGLEFPYDYRDGQKKLVSDVYRSIYRRKILFMQAPTGTGKTIANVYPAVMALGQNLAERVFYLTAKTATAIAARDAYSLLVEKGYEGKTIMLTAKEKMCLCDEADCNPDYCPYARGHFDRINDVIYEVITKETVITRDVILGYAEEYVVCPFELALDVSTWCEGIICDYNYVFDPNVYLKRFFAEGKGGEHIFLIDEAHNMVDRAREMYSETLIKEEILSIKRYAKPVSKKLVNALEKCNRIMLEYKRECDHDITVLDDVDMLLNACDNLQMILEQLFKKEIKFGIYQDEVLDFYFRLRNFTALAYQQDSDHYRIYCDFDEDKNFNLHLYCIDPSAQLQDRLRMARATVYFSATLLPIDYYKDLLCNDKDVYAIYVDSVFDQKNRLLMLGTDVTSKYTRRGDDEYQKFATYINTIVNAKQGNYMVFGPSYKFLEDIQSKYSDIMGDVDVIVQQQNMTEQEREDFLLEFEKKRDKSMVAFCTLGGIFSEGIDLVGGKLIGSIILGAGLPQVGNERKLMSDFFDENGKNGFEYAYLYPGMNKVIQAAGRLIRTKDDVGVIALLDERFRFGSYRKTFPREWNDAVFTSVENVEDQVKAFWKDK; from the coding sequence ATGAAAGTTTCTAGATTAATAACTCCTGAGGGAGAAAAGGCACAAATAAATATTTCGGTTCGCAACTTGGTCGAGTTTCTCCTTAGAGAAGGAGATATCGATGATAGGAAAGGATCGGTAGATCCTTTTGAGGCAATGCAAGCAGGAAGTAGGATCCATAGAAAAATACAAAGTTCTATGGGTCCATTTTATAGTGCAGAAGTTCCTCTTAAATTCCAGATAGAATATGAAGACTATGTTCTCGGTTTGGAAGGAAGAGCCGATGGCCTTGTTTTAGATAGAGATGAATCGGGAAATGTTGTTACAGCCACTGTAGATGAAATAAAGGGAATGTATATGGATGTAATGACATTTGAGAAGCCTGTGCTAGTACATGAAGCTCAGGCTAAATGCTATGCCTATATGGTAGCTTCTGAATATAAATTGGAAACAATTGAAGTACAGATGACTTATGTTAGTCTAGAGACTGAGGAGGTTAAGTACTTTAATTATGTATATACTTTCGAAGAAATAGAAGATTGGTTTTTGACCATTATTGGAATATTTAAGAAATGGGCAGATTTTCAATACTATCATAAAATGGATCTTCTTGAATCCGCTCAAGGTTTGGAATTCCCATATGATTATAGAGATGGACAAAAGAAGCTTGTTAGCGATGTTTATCGAAGCATATATAGAAGAAAGATTTTGTTTATGCAGGCCCCTACTGGTACAGGAAAGACTATTGCAAATGTTTATCCTGCTGTAATGGCCTTGGGGCAGAATCTTGCTGAGAGAGTTTTTTATCTTACTGCTAAAACAGCTACGGCTATTGCAGCTAGGGATGCATATAGTCTTTTGGTGGAAAAAGGATATGAAGGAAAGACAATTATGTTAACAGCGAAGGAAAAAATGTGCCTTTGCGATGAGGCTGATTGTAATCCGGATTATTGTCCTTATGCTAGGGGCCATTTTGATAGAATTAATGATGTTATATATGAAGTAATCACTAAAGAAACAGTAATAACAAGAGATGTTATTTTAGGCTATGCAGAAGAATACGTGGTTTGTCCTTTTGAATTGGCTCTTGATGTTAGCACATGGTGCGAAGGTATTATCTGTGACTACAACTATGTGTTTGACCCAAATGTATATTTAAAGAGATTTTTTGCTGAAGGCAAAGGCGGAGAGCATATATTCCTTATTGACGAAGCTCACAATATGGTTGATAGAGCTAGAGAAATGTATTCTGAAACGTTGATAAAGGAAGAGATTCTTTCTATAAAAAGATATGCCAAGCCAGTCAGCAAAAAGCTTGTTAATGCATTGGAAAAGTGCAATAGAATAATGCTTGAATATAAGCGCGAGTGTGATCATGACATAACTGTATTAGATGACGTTGATATGCTTTTAAATGCTTGTGACAATTTGCAGATGATATTGGAACAGCTATTTAAAAAAGAAATCAAATTTGGAATATATCAGGATGAAGTTCTAGATTTTTATTTCAGATTGAGAAACTTTACAGCGCTTGCTTATCAACAGGATAGTGACCACTATCGAATATACTGTGATTTTGATGAGGATAAAAACTTTAATCTTCATTTATATTGTATTGATCCATCTGCGCAGCTGCAGGATAGACTTAGAATGGCAAGAGCAACAGTATATTTTAGCGCAACATTACTTCCTATAGATTATTACAAAGATTTGCTTTGTAATGACAAAGATGTATATGCAATATATGTGGACTCGGTTTTTGATCAGAAGAATCGTCTTTTGATGTTAGGCACGGATGTAACCAGCAAGTACACAAGACGAGGTGATGACGAATATCAGAAATTTGCCACTTACATAAATACTATCGTAAATGCGAAGCAGGGAAACTATATGGTTTTTGGTCCTTCATATAAGTTTTTAGAGGATATACAAAGCAAATATAGTGACATAATGGGCGATGTTGATGTAATTGTTCAGCAGCAAAATATGACAGAGCAGGAACGAGAAGATTTCTTGCTGGAATTTGAAAAGAAAAGAGACAAATCAATGGTAGCGTTTTGCACTCTTGGTGGAATCTTTTCAGAGGGAATAGATTTAGTTGGTGGAAAGCTTATTGGCTCAATTATACTTGGAGCAGGCCTTCCTCAGGTTGGCAATGAGCGAAAGCTTATGTCGGACTTCTTTGATGAGAATGGTAAAAATGGATTTGAGTATGCATATTTGTATCCAGGAATGAATAAAGTAATCCAGGCAGCTGGACGTCTTATCAGAACTAAGGACGACGTGGGAGTTATTGCGTTGCTGGACGAACGATTTAGATTTGGAAGTTACAGAAAGACATTTCCAAGAGAATGGAATGACGCTGTATTTACATCCGTAGAAAATGTAGAAGACCAGGTAAAAGCTTTTTGGAAAGATAAATAA
- a CDS encoding phosphoribosylformylglycinamidine synthase, giving the protein MGKVRRVYVEKKPQFAVSAKSLYSEIGSYLGIKGVTGVRVLIRYDIQDVSDEVFKKAVKTVFSEPPVDDVYEETFDYNGRVFSVEFLPGQFDQRADSAEQCLKLLNEDENPTIHTATTYVIEGSISDDEFSAIKSHCINPVDSRETSLEKPESLSNNFDEPADVKTFDGFISMAENDLRNLYDSLNLAMTFKDFLHIQNYFSNEEHRDPTVTEIRVLDTYWSDHCRHTTFSTELKNVTIEDGYYKAPIQATFDDYLDNFKILYKDRDDKFVCLMDLALLAMKRLKADGKLDDQEESDEINACSIVVPINVDGTEEEWLINFKNETHNHPTEIEPFGGAATCLGGAIRDPLSGRTYVYQAMRVTGAADPTVSVKDTIEGKLPQKKLVREAAHGYSSYGNQIGLATGYVKEIYHPDYVAKRMEIGAVMGAAPRRAVQRLNSDPGDRIILLGGRTGRDGIGGATGSSKAHNTESTAVCGAEVQKGNPPTERKIQRLFRREEVSYIIKKCNDFGAGGVSVAIGELAPGLTVDLDKVPKKYAGLDGTELAISESQERMAVVVSPADVNKFLQYAAEENLEAIEVAVVTEEPRLVLNWRGKEIVNLSRAFLDTNGAHQETDVYVELPDSNDKYTDKIGIEKVAKDIENNDLKAAWLDTLADLNVCSQKGLVEMFDGSIGAGSTLMPFGGRYQLTETQAMVAKVPVADGNTDAVTMMAYGFNPYVSSWSPYHGSQLAVLESISRIVATGGDYKKIRFTFQEYFRRMSEDPKRWSQPFAALLGAYKAQMEFGLPSIGGKDSMSGTFNEIDVPPTLVSFAVDVAKQQDIVTPELKEAGDKLFLLRILRDNYDQPNYSQAKVVYEVVRQMVELGNIKAAYALDAYGLVPAVSKMAFGNKLGVKLVDECQNGLLFGCVIGDIVVEVSEDGALAIIQELEKRGFSDCGYEVGEVTDDATFTYKDVKISMDEALAAWTGTLEKVFKTRSHDDTSLVNTELYKAKNFYISKNKIAKPRVFIPVFPGTNCEYDSARAFEKAGAITNVKVFKNQNAEDIRESVDEFTRAIAQSQIVMFPGGFSAGDEPEGSAKFFATAFRNAKMKEAITNLLENRDGLMLGICNGFQALIKLGLVPYGEIHTQAADSPTLTYNTIGRHISKIAYTKVVSNKSPWLAGAQLGETYCSPASHGEGRFVASEEWIKKLFENGQVATQYVDENGNPTMDEEWNINGSYYAIEGITSPDGRVFGKMAHAERRGSGVALNIYGNQDMKIFESGVDYFR; this is encoded by the coding sequence GTGGGCAAGGTAAGAAGAGTTTACGTTGAGAAAAAACCACAGTTTGCAGTATCTGCTAAGTCACTGTATTCCGAAATAGGAAGTTACTTAGGCATCAAGGGTGTTACAGGAGTCAGGGTTCTGATTCGGTATGACATTCAGGATGTTTCTGATGAGGTCTTTAAAAAAGCGGTAAAGACGGTATTTTCGGAGCCACCTGTCGATGATGTTTATGAAGAAACATTCGATTACAATGGCAGAGTTTTTTCTGTTGAGTTTTTACCAGGTCAGTTTGACCAGAGAGCTGATTCTGCGGAGCAGTGTCTTAAACTTCTAAATGAGGATGAGAATCCTACTATTCATACAGCTACTACCTATGTTATTGAGGGTAGCATTTCTGACGATGAATTTAGTGCTATAAAATCACATTGTATTAATCCAGTTGATTCTAGAGAGACTTCACTTGAAAAGCCAGAGTCTCTATCTAATAATTTCGATGAGCCAGCCGACGTTAAGACTTTTGACGGATTCATTTCTATGGCTGAAAATGATTTACGTAATTTATATGATTCCTTAAATCTTGCTATGACATTTAAGGATTTCCTTCACATTCAGAACTATTTTTCCAATGAAGAACACAGAGACCCTACTGTTACAGAAATCAGGGTATTAGATACATATTGGTCTGATCATTGTAGACATACTACATTCTCTACAGAGTTAAAGAACGTTACTATCGAAGATGGTTATTACAAAGCTCCTATCCAGGCTACTTTTGATGATTATCTTGATAACTTCAAGATTCTTTATAAGGATAGAGACGATAAGTTTGTCTGCTTGATGGATTTGGCACTTCTTGCTATGAAGCGTCTTAAGGCTGATGGAAAGCTTGATGATCAGGAAGAATCTGACGAGATTAATGCATGTTCAATCGTTGTTCCTATTAATGTAGATGGAACAGAAGAAGAGTGGCTTATCAACTTCAAGAATGAAACACACAACCATCCAACAGAAATTGAACCATTTGGTGGTGCTGCTACATGTCTTGGAGGTGCAATCAGAGATCCACTTTCAGGACGTACTTATGTATATCAGGCTATGCGTGTTACAGGCGCTGCTGATCCTACAGTTTCAGTAAAGGATACAATCGAAGGAAAGCTTCCACAGAAGAAGCTTGTTCGTGAGGCTGCTCATGGATATAGCTCATATGGTAACCAGATTGGTCTTGCTACAGGATATGTAAAAGAAATCTATCATCCAGATTACGTTGCGAAGCGTATGGAGATTGGTGCTGTTATGGGTGCTGCTCCAAGACGTGCGGTTCAGAGATTAAATTCTGATCCAGGAGATAGAATTATCCTTCTTGGTGGACGTACAGGACGTGATGGTATTGGTGGTGCTACAGGTTCATCTAAGGCACACAATACAGAATCTACTGCAGTATGTGGTGCAGAGGTTCAGAAGGGTAATCCACCTACAGAAAGAAAGATTCAGAGACTTTTCAGACGAGAAGAAGTTTCATATATTATCAAAAAATGTAACGACTTTGGTGCCGGCGGTGTATCAGTAGCAATCGGAGAGCTTGCTCCAGGTCTTACAGTTGATCTTGATAAGGTTCCAAAGAAGTATGCAGGTCTTGATGGCACAGAGCTTGCTATTTCAGAATCTCAGGAGAGAATGGCTGTAGTTGTATCACCAGCTGACGTTAATAAGTTCTTGCAGTATGCTGCAGAAGAAAACCTTGAGGCAATTGAGGTTGCAGTTGTTACTGAGGAGCCACGTCTTGTTCTCAACTGGAGAGGTAAGGAAATCGTAAACCTTTCAAGAGCATTCCTTGATACAAACGGTGCTCATCAGGAGACAGATGTATATGTAGAGCTTCCTGATAGCAATGATAAATATACAGATAAAATTGGCATTGAAAAGGTAGCAAAGGACATTGAAAATAATGATTTAAAGGCGGCATGGCTTGATACACTTGCTGATCTTAATGTTTGCTCACAGAAGGGACTTGTTGAGATGTTTGATGGCTCAATTGGAGCTGGCTCAACACTTATGCCTTTCGGTGGTAGATATCAGCTTACAGAAACTCAGGCAATGGTTGCTAAGGTTCCTGTTGCAGATGGAAATACAGACGCTGTTACAATGATGGCTTATGGATTTAATCCATATGTAAGCTCTTGGTCACCATATCACGGTTCACAGTTAGCAGTACTTGAGTCAATCTCACGTATCGTAGCTACTGGTGGTGACTACAAGAAAATCAGATTTACATTCCAGGAATACTTCCGCAGAATGAGCGAAGATCCAAAGAGATGGAGCCAGCCATTTGCAGCACTTCTTGGTGCTTACAAGGCTCAGATGGAGTTCGGTCTTCCTTCTATAGGTGGTAAGGATTCAATGTCAGGAACATTCAATGAAATTGATGTTCCACCAACACTTGTATCATTTGCTGTAGATGTTGCAAAGCAGCAAGATATTGTTACTCCAGAGCTTAAGGAAGCAGGAGATAAGCTTTTCTTACTTAGAATTCTTCGTGATAATTATGACCAGCCAAATTACAGTCAGGCAAAGGTTGTTTATGAAGTAGTAAGACAGATGGTTGAGCTTGGAAATATCAAGGCTGCATATGCTCTTGATGCATATGGATTAGTACCAGCTGTTTCTAAGATGGCTTTCGGTAACAAGCTTGGTGTAAAGCTTGTTGATGAATGCCAGAACGGATTGTTATTCGGATGTGTAATTGGCGATATCGTAGTTGAAGTTTCAGAGGATGGCGCACTTGCTATCATTCAGGAGCTTGAAAAGAGAGGATTCTCTGATTGTGGCTACGAAGTTGGAGAAGTTACAGATGATGCAACATTCACATACAAGGATGTAAAGATCTCTATGGATGAGGCTCTTGCTGCATGGACAGGAACACTTGAAAAGGTATTCAAGACACGCAGCCATGATGATACATCTCTTGTAAATACAGAGCTTTACAAGGCTAAGAACTTCTACATCAGCAAGAACAAGATTGCTAAGCCAAGAGTATTTATCCCAGTATTCCCAGGAACAAACTGCGAATACGATTCAGCTCGTGCCTTTGAAAAGGCAGGTGCAATCACAAATGTAAAGGTATTCAAGAATCAGAATGCCGAGGATATCAGAGAATCAGTAGATGAGTTTACAAGAGCAATTGCTCAGTCTCAGATTGTTATGTTCCCTGGTGGATTCTCAGCTGGTGATGAGCCAGAGGGTTCAGCTAAATTCTTCGCAACTGCATTTAGAAATGCAAAGATGAAGGAAGCAATTACAAATCTTTTAGAGAATAGAGATGGTTTGATGTTAGGTATCTGTAATGGATTCCAGGCTCTTATTAAGCTTGGTCTTGTACCTTATGGTGAAATCCATACACAGGCAGCTGACTCACCAACTCTTACATACAACACAATAGGACGTCATATTTCTAAGATTGCCTACACAAAGGTAGTCAGCAACAAGTCACCATGGCTTGCAGGTGCACAGCTTGGAGAGACTTATTGTTCACCAGCATCTCACGGTGAGGGTCGTTTCGTCGCATCAGAAGAGTGGATTAAGAAGCTCTTCGAAAACGGACAGGTTGCTACTCAGTACGTAGATGAAAACGGCAATCCTACAATGGATGAAGAATGGAATATCAACGGTAGCTACTATGCAATCGAAGGTATCACAAGTCCAGATGGTAGAGTATTTGGTAAGATGGCTCATGCAGAGCGTAGAGGAAGTGGCGTAGCACTTAACATTTATGGTAATCAGGACATGAAGATTTTCGAATCTGGTGTAGATTACTTCCGCTAA